A genomic window from Montipora capricornis isolate CH-2021 chromosome 8, ASM3666992v2, whole genome shotgun sequence includes:
- the LOC138059107 gene encoding uncharacterized protein, with amino-acid sequence MATPGPLASSKQKTNGAKLSRLIIDGGTTVLRNVFDTHHPPANLAADLNACYYILNNLLRRRILNGHQWDKLYPVGGAAPDSTMFDITLLFLLLTNICGLTPPHTGWHCKPPPSDTSREANLARIKFFRNQLYGHITTTGIDELMFNALWQEISAVLVSLGLSQAEVDRLKAERCGEKDYLNALRDWAESEADLKTQLNELCQLQNTVQESVEENKSILKDLRIQQSTTQETVEKVYSTLENLQISQNTTQEGVKDSKSRIHDIHQLVTETCHAKHNTDQEDKILKKLARVDTEPDITDYTKRYLEGTRESFFAKISTWLDDASSPNRVLVLSGNAGMGKSVIAAEMCKRMHEAGRLAGSHFCHHDRARHRNPKVMMQSLACHLSCCLPEYKKALVEQLSGNLGVEINDMEVRDLFDLLFSEPLNKVADPGHTSLVVIDAVDESEYQGRNDLLDVIAKLFKNLPLWLRFLVTTRPEVNIWDNLKDLQPLLLEPKDEENLKVIRFYFERSLSDLLEFEMNELVLDDLVQKSEGVFLCAQFLVDFIRSKCSTFLTLEQLDETLPAGIACVYRSYFQRLEQDLCKELNITEEEFLCFLAAIAAAREPLPLGFVAKLLCKNLSSSIVMRKARKAIAIVSSLLPVHEDRIHFFHKSVKDWLTDKSHYRQHCFSVEEVEGHKILSTLCSNEFDELKSRSIGNLQSFTDTSRYALEHGVQHMLQLDQDMKSCSLEQGVAKYVSDPELLYAKLSLNMPAATEDIVGVLRQGGLKKMSTDCHKSLSSLLIILKKHRVTLQEYPFTIFQCLLNSGSSKLCSYSRQLLETKYSDKPYMEFLSKNDPQTGIQARFDCSSRVACLDVSPSLEYMVCECCDGSIQFWSLASGNLNWKRYVKPKQYAELFFDLGPLRVITVDWYELVFGFYRSVVFHPIKDVILPGMLNTAYSFNGDLKPLFPTSKCSFSVCSIYGEEMLTDCPDDAKCLMMWNLTDGREIDRLNRDKEILSFAMSQDGKLVAISHSPASVCLVDRENGFSTLAEVAEFPCFGIIRFSPDSRFLFCERIMKYGGSCMVLFSMTEWPEHVYFTYGANIPWENYLQLESHLIGGFLLGDPLLLQVGDSVLLPDSLNYDVVLNSQSILRNHSLRGYIELVYRNAPTKNKEFERVECLFFSLTGDSVYAAVQCFGSPRWRIIAWDVLTGEMKGKKEFESHSFCELVALKEGILIATWSTIELWNFDLSVCMRRWRFGADHVYPISDDQVACITFETRQGIILDTVGGDTVKTFKLPRGELIACYGTFQLFAWPRRNPEFIEMWQLGKTEPLWRARQAARFADLSGSFSPNGQFIVLDIVSTRNAYVRDAVSGNVCLELSGLAIHKSCQFISDEEFVFVEYNHRRDGRLKMFNLRSGDLLSVMDVEWDFPFPLATCPRMGLIAICPRKQFHLEIIKVKHPREETLITETESFKLQE; translated from the exons atggccACACCAGGTCCCCTGGCCAGCTCTAAGCAGAAGACAAATGGGGCCAAGCTGAGTCGACTTATTATTGATGGTGGAACAACTGTACTGAGAAATGTTTTTGACACTCATCACCCTCCTGCAAACTTGGCAGCTGATCTCAATGCCTGTTATTATATCCTTAACAACCTGTTACGCAGAAGAATACTCAATGGTCACCAGTGGGACAAGCTCTATCCTGTTGGTGGAGCTGCCCCTGACTCCACCATGTTTGATATCACTCTGTTGTTCCTCCTTCTGACCAACATTTGTGGACTTACCCCTCCCCACACTGGATGGCATTGCAAGCCGCCCCCAAGTGACACTTCTCGTGAGGCAAACCTTGCTCGAATTAAGTTTTTCCGTAATCAGTTGTATGGGCACATCACAACCACTGGTATCGATGAACTGATGTTCAATGCTCTGTGGCAGGAAATCAGTGCCGTTCTAGTGTCTCTTGGGTTAAGTCAGGCAGAGGTTGATCGATTGAAGGCAGAGCGATGTGGAGAGAAGGATTATCTTAACGCATTACGGGACTGGGCAGAGAGTGAAGCGGATCTCAAGACTCAACTTAATGAGTTGTGTCAGCTTCAGAACACAGTCCAAGAGAGTGTCGAGGAAAACAAATCCATCCTTAAAGACTTAAGAATCCAGCAGTCAACAACCCAAGAGACTGTTGAGAAAGTCTATTCCACACTTGAAAACTTGCAAATTTCTCAGAACACAACCCAAGAAGGTGTCAAGGACAGCAAATCCAGGATTCACGACATACATCAACTTGTCACGGAAACCTGTCACGCAAAACACAACACCGATCAGGAGGACAAAATCCTAAAGAAACTTGCAAGGGTTGACACGGAACCTGATATCACAGATTATACAAAGAGATACTTGGAAGGAACTCGTGAGTCTTTCTTTGCTAAAATCAGCACCTGGTTGGATGATGCAAGTTCTCCAAATCGTGTCTTGGTGCTCAGCGGAAATGCAGGGATGGGGAAATCTGTCATCGCTGCTGAGATGTGTAAAAGAATGCACGAAGCTGGCAGATTGGCGGGAAGCCATTTTTGTCACCATGACAGAGCACGCCACAGGAATCCTAAGGTGATGATGCAGTCTTTAGCCTGTCACCTGTCCTGCTGTCTTCCAGAGTACAAGAAGGCCCTTGTGGAACAGCTCTCCGGAAATCTGGGTGTAGAGATCAACGACATGGAAGTGAGGGATCTGTTTGATTTGCTTTTTTCAGAACCTCTGAACAAAGTAGCAGATCCAGGTCATACATCTCTTGTGGTAATAGATGCTGTAGACGAAAGTGAATACCAAGGACGAAATGATCTTCTTGATGTGATTGCTAAGTTGTTTAAGAATTTACCACTTTGGCTTCGCTTTTTGGTGACGACGCGACCCGAAGTTAACATTTGGGACAACCTGAAAGATTTGCAACCACTGCTACTCGAGCCAAAAGATGAAGAGAACTTGAAGGTCATTCGTTTTTACTTTGAACGTAGTCTAAGCGATTTATTGGAATTTGAAATGAATGAGCTGGTCTTAGATGATCTTGTGCAAAAGTCAGAGGGAGTCTTTCTGTGTGCCCAGTTTTTGGTAGATTTTATAAGGTCCAAGTGTTCAACTTTTCTCACCTTGGAACAACTGGACGAGACCCTCCCTGCGGGCATCGCGTGTGTTTACCGGTCGTATTTTCAACGGCTCGAACAAGACTTGTGTAAAGAACTAAACATAACTGAAGAggaatttctttgtttcctggCTGCAATTGCCGCTGCCAGAGAACCACTGCCATTGGGTTTTGTTGCTAAATTGTTGTGCAAGAACTTGTCGTCCTCGATTGTTATGCGAAAGGCGCGCAAAGCCATTGCCATTGTGTCATCACTTCTTCCTGTTCACGAAGACCGCattcatttctttcataaatcAGTCAAGGACTGGTTGACAGACAAGTCACACTACAGGCAGCACTGTTTCAGTGTAGAGGAAGTGGAAGGCCATAAGATCCTTTCTACTCTTTGTTCTAACGAGTTTGACGAGTTAAAGAGCAGAAGTATTGGCAACTTACAATCCTTCACTGATACTTCGAGGTATGCCTTGGAACATGGTGTTCAGCACATGTTACAGTTAGACCAGGATATGAAATCCTGCAGCCTCGAGCAAGGGGTTGCAAAATATGTGTCAGACCCAGAGCTTTTGTACGCAAAGCTTTCTTTAAACATGCCAGCAGCCACTGAAGATATTGTTGGTGTATTGAGGCAGGGTGGTTTGAAGAAGATGTCTACTGATTGTCATAAAAGTCTTTCGTCGTTATTGATTATTTTAAAGAAGCACCGCGTAACCTTACAGGAATATCCCTTTACTATCTTTCAATGTCTTCTGAACAGCGGAAGTAGTAAATTATGTTCTTACTCCCGCCAGCTTCTGGAGACCAAGTATTCCGATAAACCTTACATGGAGTTCTTAAGCAAAAATGATCCCCAAACAGGTATTCAAGCTCGGTTTGATTGTTCATCACGAGTGGCTTGTTTGGATGTGTCCCCTAGCTTAGAATACATGGTGTGTGAATGCTGTGATGGAAGCATTCAGTTTTGGTCACTTGCTTCAGGTAACCTCAATTGGAAACGTTATGTCAAACCAAAACAGTATGCAGAACTATTTTTCGACCTTGGTCCATTAAGAGTGATCACTGTAGATTGGTACGAATTGGTTTTTGGCTTTTATCGTTCTGTGGTATTTCATCCTATCAAGGATGTCATCTTGCCAGGAATGCTAAACACTGCTTATTCCTTTAATGGAGACTTGAAGCCCCTTTTTCCTACCAGTAAGTGCAGTTTTTCTGTCTGTTCTATTTACGGCGAGGAGATGTTAACTGATTGTCCCGACGATGCAAAATGTCTTATGATGTGGAATCTGACGGATGGCAGGGAGATTGATCGTCTCAACAGAGATAAagaaattttatcttttgcgATGTCCCAAGATGGAAAGCTCGTGGCAATTTCCCATTCACCTGCCTCTGTTTGTTTGGTTGACCGGGAAAATGGTTTTTCAACTCTAGCAGAGGTTGCAGAGTTTCCGTGTTTTGGAATAATTAGGTTCTCACCAgacagtcgttttcttttttgtgaaaGAATTATGAAGTACGGTGGCAGTTGCATGGTTCTTTTTAGTATGACTGAGTGGCCAGAGCATGTGTATTTTACTTACGGTGCTAATATTCCCTGGGAAAATTACCTTCAGTTAGAATCCCATTTAATCGGTGGCTTTTTGTTAGGGGATCCTCTGCTTTTGCAGGTAGGAGATTCTGTGCTTTTACCGGATTCGCTTAATTATGATGTAGTGCTTAACAGCCAGTCTATTTTGAGGAACCACTCTTTGAGAGGCTACATTGAACTTGTTTATCGGAATGCACCAACGAAGAATAAGGAATTCGAACGTGTCGAATGCCTCTTTTTCTCGTTAACCGGTGATAGTGTTTATGCGGCAGTTCAATGCTTCGGATCACCCAGATGGCGAATTATTGCTTGGGACGTTTTAACTGGGGAAATGAAGGGAAAGAAAGAGTTTGAGAGTCACTCTTTCTGTGAGTTGGTAGCTTTAAAAGAAGGCATTTTGATTGCAACTTGGAGCACTATTGAACTGTGGAACTTTGACTTGTCAGTCTGCATGCGACGATGGAGGTTTGGCGCGGATCATGTGTATCCTATTTCAGATGATCAGGTGGCATGCATAACATTTGAAACGCGACAAGGGATCATTTTGGATACTGTTGGTGGAGATACTGTGAAAACATTTAAACTGCCTCGCGGGGAGTTGATTGCTTGCTACGGGACCTTCCAGCTTTTTGCCTGGCCTAGAAGGAATCCGGAGTTCATTGAAATGTGGCAGTTGGGTAAAACCGAACCACTGTGGCGTGCACGCCAGGCTGCCCGTTTTGCAGATTTGAGCGGATCATTTTCCCCCAATGGTCAATTTATTGTTCTTGATATAGTCAGTACCAGAAACGCGTACGTTCGTGATGCAGTTTCCGGTAATGTGTGCCTCGAATTAAGTGGCCTCGCCATTCACAAATCTTGTCAATTCATCAGTGATGAGGAGTTCGTTTTTGTCGAATACAATCACCGAAGAGATGGCCGCCTTAAGATGTTCAACTTAAGGTCTGGAGATCTACTCAGTGTAATGGATGTTGAATGGgactttccttttcctttagcAACTTGTCCTAGAATGGGTCTCATTGCCATTTGTCCACGCAAGCAGTTCCACTTGgaaattatcaaggtaaaacaCCCGAGAGAGGAGACACTCATTACGGAGACAGAAAG TTTCAAGCTTCAAGAGTGA